TCCTGTCAACATTAACTAGATCCCAAGAGCTTGGGAACGTGTTCCCTCGTACCTTGTCAAACTCGTCAATGCAGACAACACCACCATCAGCCAGAACCATGGCACCACCCTCCATGATGAAGTTTCGAGAGGATGGATCCCGCATCACCGACGCAGTGAGTCCAGCTGCACTGCTCCCCTTCCCAGACGTGTATACCTACACAACACAAGAATAGTTCACACCCATCAACAGAGTTGCTACAGCAAGCAGTCTCCCTCCTGTTCCCAATGCGGCCAGCAAACCCAACAAAACCAGCCTCTCACCACTCTCAGGGACACAGGGAACAGCTACATTTACTGCTGGCCTCAGGGGCACGTGGGATTGGTAGGACTGGAGTCACACTGGTAGGCTGGACCAGACCACTGCCAGCCCTTAAGGATTCTGGGTTTTCCTGACCAACAGTTATCATGTTTATTTTATCTAGAGCTTGCACATAAATTAGTAAACTCATTCAACTCAGTCTTGACATTCCAGGTCCAACTCCACCACTGGGGCTGGTACCAGGAGCCAAGGCCTGTAACACTAGGCCTCAGTGCAGTCTGAGCTAAACAACCAATGGTATTTGTCCAGATTCTGGAGATGAGGAACTTCTGAAGATGTTTTGGACAAGCTGGGACTGTTTGCTCCTGCAGCAGTGAAGACAGGGAAGGGATCTGATACAAAAATTTAAAATCACGAGGAGTCATGATAAAGCAATCAGGAAGAACGTGCTTCCTCTCAGGAAGAACTTAAGAACTAGACGGTGCCAATCTAAAGCAGTTGGTAAAAGCAGGAAAAATTGTGCAataggaagaaaaaaaaactagagggGGGAAACGGAGCAGATGGATTCTTTCAAACTGTGGTCTGGATggttatttgaaacaaaaacagtgtaCTGGGCAGCGAGAAAAGGCACTGTTGGAGCTGCTCTTCAGCAAACCACTGCAGGTGAATTATCTCATTATTGAGGCCACTCCACAACTTCGGCAGGCACCCACTCTTACCCCAATGGGTGAGCACCTCTCCACAAACTTCAGCAGCTGAGACTTAGCTGTCCCTGGGTCTCCAAGCATCAGCAGGTTAATGTCACCTCGCCGTGTCAGACCATCCGGCAGACTAGATGGGGAGGAGAAGGAAATGCCAGTTAGAACAACTGATAAATCTCTGGTACAGTGTAGCTCGGTCCCCTCCACAACCCTCCTGTAAAAAGCAAACGCTAGAGTAAGTGCCAATGCAATGTAAAATTATAACTGGAGCTCAGGAAATTGAAGACCATCAGGGGTCTTTTCCCAAGAAAGGAGAAGCCTAGGATTGAGGATGACATACAGGAACAcgggaacaggagttggccagtcagcccctccagcctgttccatcattctaGATCATTTAGCTGGAAGCCACCCCCCACTTCCATATCCAGATGCAATGAAGTGTCTAGAAAGCTACTAATCTCAATTTTGAATATCTGGTTTGTTATGGTGCAtgaggccatgtggcccatcatgtctgctccagCTCTTCAAAATAACATCACCCACCAAATTCCTGCTTTCTTTTCGTACCCTTGCACGCTATTTCCATTCAAATACACATCCAATGCCCCTCtcgaatgcttcaattgaacgtgtgtgttgtgtgtggcacgtgtgtgtgagcgagagcgagagacacagacacatctGAATCTCCACAGCCTGGAGGTAGAGGGTGACACAGTCCAAGTGAACACATTCCGCCTCTCAGTTCAAGATGGTTGTCTCTGATTTCTGAGACTGTGAACCCTGTTTTGAGGCAACTCCCACTCTATGAGGAACTAAGCTAGGAGGAAgcgcacagacacacagcaaCGTTACAGCACACACTAGTGCTGTTTAATTACTGAACAGATACTGAGATGTCAGCACAGATCAACAATTCTTTAGTTGGAAGCAGATTTTGAGGTTACTTTTAGGAAAGACAGGGGTCAAGAGATTTTACAGGGTATGGTTtagggcccaggcagctgaagactCACTGCTAACGGACAGACAGAGATGTTTACACTGATACAGGGTCAAACCAGGAGATAAGATCACAAACAGATGGATTAAACTCCCTTCTGTGAGAACACCCCCTTCCACAGCGCAGAAACACTCACCGCTTCCTGGAGCCCCCAAAAAGCAGGCACGCAATGGCCTTCTTAATATCAGAGCTGCCGTAGATGGAGGGAGCAATGCTTTTGGCAATGGTCTCATAGATGTTGGGCATGGCAGCTAGCTGGCGGAACTCCTCCTCATCCTGTGGGGCTGTGGTGCCAGACAGACCACGACCTGAGGGCAATGATACCATTGTGAGACAAGGACCCTTGTGCCAGAGAGACAACTCCCAGTCAGAGACTGGGCAAACTCACTGTGGGCTCACATTCCCAGACTTTATTCACCAACTAAATTAAGGAAAATCCTCTGATTAGATTGTGCTACACGGGAGTGTCCCACGGAAAGCAGGAAGATCTCAAACCAGAGCTCAAGGCCCGAGAACCCTCCTAAAGGGCAGAGGTCAGCTGGAACAGCCTTCATGAACACCAAGCACACTCAGAGGGCAAATCAGATTAAGGGACACATAATCTATAAAAACAGAACATGATGAGCATTTTTAAGACAGATCCCAAAGTggataaataaatcaaattgtaATTCATGCAAAAATAAAAGACAAAGCCTTCTGCAGCCTCAGGATATCCCTCGGCCGTTTTGCGCCCAGTACTTTTGAAACAATCACTGCCCGCAGAGGAAACGTGGGAGTCAATATGTACACAGCAAGCTGcaaaaaacagcaatgtgacaatgtCCAGGTGATGGCTCACTGGGATGTTAACCGAGAGATAGATATTGACTAGGACACTTGGGAATAATGCCCCAAGCCCTAATCCCCTGATCCTTCTCTGAACTGGTGGGTGTGAGATTGAActcagacagtgtcgcactccTAATCACCACTGAAGCCCTGGTTCAGACCCGAGAACGGAACTTCAGCGAACTCCGAGTTGAGGGGGAGCTCTCATCAAGGCACAGCACTGTGTTACGCAGTCAAGTGAGTGGGACAATTCACTGGGTACCCATCGTTCTCTGTAATCTGAACACCAGAGTATTAAGGTAGCCCGGTCAATGATTTCACTGAGAGAGTTAACACGGTGTGCGGGTGTGTGTCTGCATTTGTGCACGCCTGTGTGAGCACGCAGTAAACGGCACCGGGCAGGAGGTGGTACGTACCTGTACCCTCAGTGTCCACCTGGATCCCAACCACTCGGATGTAGGATCCCCGGATACCCACTCCGACCCGGTCGCGGCCTTTGTTACGGCCCGCACCTGCTTTCTTGATCGAGTAGATCCCCATGATGGTGACACGGTTGCCAGGGACGACTTTGTCACACAGGTACCTGaagtgaaggggggggggggaaaaagagaaGGGAGAGGAAGAAAGAATGCCAATGGAGACAGAAGGTGAGTCACCAGAAGACCAATTCCATCTCCCCGCCCCTCCACCACCCAAGTTCAGTCCTAAAAGGGATGCCTCACCCCAACTCCACAATTTTCAAAATAACGCCCCTTCTTCTGGACTCAGCCATAAGCCTCCTCTGAATCACCTTGAACACATTTATATGGGTCCTTAAATATGACCAAAACCATGCCCAGTATTCAAAATCtgctctcaccaatgccctgtataaacTCAAGCACAAAATCATTACTTCCGCATTCAATTCCTCTCGTAAGAAAGGACTGCATTCCATTAGACTCCTTAATAACTCGGTGTACTCTTCTAGTATCTTCTAGTGACCCTACAAAACATATTGATTCTGTTTATGCAATAGCTTTTTGTATTCTTCcaacaaaatgaataacttcatattttttccttaaaaacacacacacacactttctgccAGATTGTTTTGCTTCTCCAACCTATCTAAATCAGCCTGCAAGCTCACGTAATCTTCACAATGTATTTGTCTGCTTTTCTTGGCGTTGTCTGCAAAGTTGGGCCTTTGCGCTGCCAGGTCACTGATCTGAGTTGTAAAAAAAATTTTAGGCATCAGCtcagatccctgaggaattccacttGGCAAGCAGCCAATTAGACAAAATTCAATTTACATATACTGTTTTCTGCCAACCAATTTTCCATCAATCCCACGACACCTCCTAAACAGTGAGCCCTTACTTTGCACAATAGCTTTCTAATTGACACCTTGCCCAACGTCTTCTAGAAATCCAAGTACATTACATCTGCAGGCTCTCCCTTATCCACAGCACATCATTCCTGCAAAGAGAAACCCCATGGATtaatgctatgaggcagcagtactaaccactgagccactgtgccgccctattCAACCTCAGCTACTGCCCGGGGACGTACATTCAGAATAAATTGCCTGGGGCCCTGACAAACCAACctcgccccaccacacctgacccTCAGCCCCAACCCCCGATGCACCCCAAACTCCCTCTCTCCTGTACCTGTCACAGTAAAGTTGCATGTGTCGGGGCATCTCTCCATGAGGCACAGCATCGGGAGCTTCCTGCAGCTTCAGAGTTTGGAAATCCACACATTTACACTTGTCGGGGATGATGAAATATGGGTCCACTGGGCACTTGGGTCGCCCGGCCTGCTCCCTGCAACACAGATTGCATCCAACGCAGGTGACAACAGCAATCCAAGGCCTTGAGCTCAAAGACAGACCAGCCAACAtatcatcccccccacccccactcaacTCGACATAACATGAAAAATTATCCTAAAAAGAAATGGTTTTAACCCAAAACCAGGGTGGGAAAAATACCCAGGGAGAGCCCCATGAATCTTCGCAGCAACAATAGAGCTGTGCACAAGGTGGCCTGTTCCAGATATTGCAGCAAGCAAGGATGCTGACCAAACAAGCTGCACAGCTCAGGAGCAGATAGTTTTTAATGACAGACATCACACTTCCCAACATTGGCTTTACCAGGTACCGGTGTGCCTcaggttgggggcggggggggggggggcgcatctTCAGCCCCAGCAGCCCATGACTCAAGCGCCTCTCACTCACGTGTTGCACTTGCGTGGCAGGGTGTAGCCTTCCAGGCCGGGGCGGACCGCGATGTTGCTCATGACGTTGCGGCAGCCGCGACACTCGATGGCAATTCTGGTGGCCTTGGCACGCACAGAGCTGGCAGCAATCACGATGCCCGGGATCTTCACCAACCGAGACATCTGGTCAGACTGACAGGGGAAAGAAAACGTTAAACAGTGCCAGGAAAACCTCATACCTTATCAGAAAATTAAACCTTTTACAAAACTTAAGACAGTATCTGCCTGGATGGTAACCAGCtgctatttaaaaataaaaattcagctTTAGCCATTACACAGAACGTTCCCAAAGTGGTgacagtccagaaccagggttcacAGTTTTAGAAAAGTGGCAGACTGTTTAGAGCAGCCCTACTCCTAATTCTCATGTTTGTGATGCCCCAGAGCATCAGCCTGGATTATGAACGATATCACCACAGAGCAGATACAAAGACAGGTGACAGGGTGCaaggtgaggaggctgcagagatgcttcaatgtCACTTGGACAAGTTCAGTGAGccggcaaatgcatggcagacgAATTATAGTGTAGATAAAGGGTGGGTtctccactttggtggcaaaaacgggaaggcagattatctaaatggtgacagATTGGGAAAGTACAATAAAACTTGGGTGTCCTTGAAAACCAGTcacagtgaagaaagcaaatggcatgttggccttcatagcgagaggatttgcgtacaggagcagggatgtcttgctgcaatggTACAATACCTCAGTGATACCACAcccagagtactgtgtgcacttttAGTCCCCCTATTTGAGGGAGGACGTTCTGGCAATGGAGGGAGCACAGGAATCATTTACTGGACTGATTCCtagaatggcaggactgatatgAGACACaggattggttaggattatatgcactggagtttagaagaatgaaggtggGTGTAATGTTGGACTTAAAGATGATATCTTCAAACCAGACGAGTAAATTAGAAAGGAAATGGAAATGTACACGAAAAACAGATCTAAtgcaaaaacagagataacaaggcgtggagctggatgaacactgcagcatcaggggagcaggaaggctgaagtttcgggcatagacccttcttcggaaaaattTTCCCAAATCGACTGTTCAAAGCTCTCATCATTTACTCTCAGATCTCCTTTCAGTGACTTCCCTGCAAGGAGAACTGCGatccaacctctccaatctatcctcaagATCTGTGGAACCATTTTTTGTTAACCGCTTCCgcactctttccaaagcattcacatcctttgaTCTCTTTCAGATCTTGTACATtacaataagatcacctctcattcttctaaactcccacaGGATAGGCTCAACCTCTCAGAGGTGAGCCACTTTGTTCCGGGAATCAGGTGCATGAATCTTCCCTGACTTGCCTCCAATGCCTACTCAAGGGCAGTGTCAAAAATTGTGCAATtgttacagtttttttttaaaaaaagtgggtCTCAATGCCCTTACGCATTTCTTACCAAACTACCCCTATTTTTGACTCCATCACCTTTGCAAAAAACATCAATATAGTTTGACTTCCTCATCGCTCACTAAACTGACACACTCAGGCTTCAGAACTCACCTCTCAAAACAAGTGAGAACACAAAgtaaaaaactaaagaactgtggatgctggaaaccagaaacaaaaaactgaaattgctggaaaaattcagcaggtctgggacaCGTgtagagaaggcagagttaatgtttcgggtccagtgacacttcttcagaaccggTTGCAGCTAGGAAAAGGCTGGTAAAAATGAACAAGAAATAAGATTAGACTGGAAATCTTGATGGAGAGCTGAGCACAACTTCTTCGAGATGGGCATTCTTGGAAGAGATGTGACAATGAAATGTGGCAGGAAGTGAGTGGGGACTCAGCAAATCCCTGCCTGATACCCTATAAAAaccaaaccaaaagaactgcagatgctcaacagcaggaacaaaaacgaagttgttggaaaagcccagcaggtcaaGGAAAAaacttcgcagatgctgccacacctgctgggcttttccagcaactctgtttttgttcctgcctaATGCCCTGACTGGCAGGAGCACATCTCACCGGAACCCACTTCCCTGGTTGTTACCTTCAGGCTGCGGATATTAGCACAGTTGGCACTGGATCGCAGCATGACCTGGATCTCCTGAAGCGTCTCCTCACCGGCTGGCCGTGGGCGTGTCACCTCATCCGCCACTTCCCGCGCTGCCTCCTCCAACTGCAAggaacaggaagcaaagagagaGACAAATGGTAGTAACTACTGCCAAAGACGTACACCAGTGTCTCCCTCCACTGTGAGGCGAACGTATGGAGTGCTGATACCACGCATCCTTCTCTGCCGAGACAGTGGCAACAGTGCAAACTAATCAACCCAAGCATACCGGCACTTAATCCTCACCTTTacccaggaacagcaccaggacAAAGGTACAACAGGCGATCCACAAGGAAACTCAGTTTGAGAACTAGGGGAAATCAGTAATGACCCACTACCAATTATCACTCCTTGTTCACCATGAGCAGCCCATCTGACTGCTTGACCATCAGAACTGTAGTTCATCTGGCATTATTAACCACACAGAAAGGATGCAGTCCAGGGGAACTGGAAATGCAGGGGCAACCGTTCACCAGCTCAGTCATTCCACTGACACATTCCAGCCTGAGACTCCTCCAAGCACTTGATGAGCAGCCAGCCCTGCGTGGAGCTGGTTCACGTGGGGTAGGTGATGCTCCCTCCTGATGTCTTGGGCAAAGGGGCAGTGCCTTGGACTCTTACCAGAGGCAGGTGTTCAGAGGGTTGCTTGAGAAGGTAGTCGGCCAAATCCTCATCGAAGCTGCTCAGATCCTCCAGAGACACCTCGATCCAGTATTCACCCAAATTGTAGTGACGTTTCAGTTCATCCCTGTGCATCAGTCAAAATCCAAAGAAATTAAATGCCAGGAAAGCAAAGAGCAAGTTAACTGCCCTGTACGTGTCCTCTTCATCGGCGTTTCATATCACTGCCCTCCCAATTCCCAATCATCCGGCCTCATcaccccgtgccccccctcctcagaaccccccctcacccaccccgtgccccccctcctcagaaccccccctcacccaccccgtgccccccctcctaagaacccccctcaccgacccacccccgtgccccccctcctaagaaccccccctcacccaccccgtgccccccctcctaagaaccccccctcaaccaccccgtgccccccctcctaagaaccccccctcacccaccccgtgccccccctcctaagaaccccccctcacccaccccgtgccccccctcctaagaaccccccctcacccaccccgtgccccccctcctaagaaccccccctcacccacccaccccgtgccccccctcctaagaaccccccctcacccacccaccccgtgccccccctcctaagaaccccccctcacccacccacccccccgtgccccccctcctaagaaccccccctcacccacccacccccccgtgccccccctcctaagaaccccccctcacccacccacccccccgtgccccccctcctaagaaccccccctcacccacccacccccccgtgccccccctcctaagaaccccccctcacccacccacccccccgtgccccccctcctaagaaccccccctcacccacccacccccccgtgccccccctcctaagaaccccccctcacccacccacccccccgtgccccccctcctaagaaccccccctcacccaccccgtgccccccctcctaagaaccccccctcacccaccccgtgccccccctcctaagaaccccccctcacccaccccgtgccccccctcctaagaaccccccctcacccaccccgtgccccccctcctaagaaccccccctcacccaccccgtgccccccctcctaagaaccccccctcacccaccccgtgccccccctcctaagaaccccccctcacccaccccgtgcccccctcctaagaaccccccctcacccacccacccccccgtgccccccctccccccccgtgccccccctcccccacccgtgccccccctcccccacccgtgcccccctcctaagaaccccccctcacccaccccgtgccccccctcctaagaaccccccctcacccacccacccccccgtgccccccctcctaagaaccccccctcacccacccacccccccccgtgcccccccctcctaagaaccccccctcacccacccacccccccccgtgcccccccctcctaagaaccccccctcacccacccaccccatgccccccctcctaagaaccccccctcacccaccccgtgccccccctcctaagaaccccccctcacccaccccgtgccccccctcctaagaaccccccctcacccaccccgtgccccccctcctaagaaccccccctcacccaccccgtgccccccctcctaagaacccccctcacccacccaccccccctcctaagaaccccccctcacccacccccccgtgccccccctcacccacccacccccccgtgccccccctcctaagaaccccccctcacccacccacccgTGCCCCCCTCAAAagaaccccccctcacccaccccgtgccccccctcctaagaaccccccctcctaagaacccccccctcaccccccctcctaagtgccccccctcctaagaaccccccctcacccaccccgtgcccccccctcctaagaaccccccctcacccaccccgtgccccccctcctaagaaccccccctcaccccccctcctaagtgccccccctcacccaccccgtgccccccctcctaagaaccccccctcacccaccccgtgccccccctccTAAGAACCCCCCCTCCTAAGagccccccctcaccccccctcctaAGAGCCCCCCCTCCTAAGAGCCCCCCCTCCTAAGagccccccctcaccccccctcctaagtgccccccctcacccaccccgtgccccccctcctaagagccccccctcacccaccccgtgccccccctcctaagaaccccccctcacccaccccgtgcccccctcctaagaaccccccctcacccaccccgtgccccccctcctaagaaccccccctcacccaccccgtgccccccctccTAAGAACCCCCCCTCCTAAgtgccccccctcaccccccctcctaagtgccccccctcacccaccccgtgccccccctccTAAGAACCCCCCCTCCTAAgtgccccccctcaccccccctcctaagtgccccccctcacccaccccgtgccccccctccTAAGAACCCCCCCTCCTAAgtgccccccctcaccccccctcctaagtgccccccctcacccaccccgtgccccccctccTAAGAACCCCCCCTCCTAAGtgccccccctcacccaccccgtgccccccctccTAAGAACCCCCCCTCCTAAGtgccccccctcacccaccccgtgccccccctcctaagagccccccctcacccaccccgtgccccccctcctaagaacccccctcacccacccaccccgtgccccccctcctaagaacccccctcacccacccaccccgtgccccccctccTAAGAACCCCCCCTCCTAAGtgccccccctcacccaccccgtgccccccctccTAAGAACCCCCCCTCCTAAGagccccccctcacccaccccgtgccccccctcctaagaaccccccctcacccaccccgtgccccccctcctaagaaccccccctcacccaccccgtgccccccctcctaagaaccccccctcacccaccccgtgccccccctccTAAGAACCCCCCCTCCTAAgtgccccccctcaccccccctcctaagtgccccccctcacccacccacccccccccgtgcccccccctcctaagaaccccccctcacccacccacccccccccgtgcccccccctcctaagaaccccccctcacccacccaccccgtgccccccctcctaagaaccccccctcacccaccccgtgccccccctcctaagaaccccccctcacccaccccgtgccccccctcctaagaaccccccctcacccaccccgtgccccccctcctaagaaccccccctcacccaccccgtgccccccctcctaagaaccccccctcacccaccccgtgccccccctcctaagaaccccccctcacccacccaccccgtgcccccccctcctaagaaccccccctcacccacccaccccgtgcccccccctcctcagaccacccccacccccccaccccgtgccccccccatcctcagaccacccccacccccccaccccgtgccccccccatcctcagaccacccccacccccccaccccgtgccccccccatcctcagaccacccccacccccccaccccgtgcccccccctcctcagaccacccccacccccccaccccgtgcccccccctcctcagaccacccccacccccccaccccgtgccccccccatcctcagaccacccccaccccgtgcccccccctcctcagaccacccccacccccccaccccgtgcccccccctcctcagaccacccccacccccccaccccgtgcccccccctcctcagaccacccccaccccgtgcccccccctcctcagaccacccccccaccccgtgcccccccctcctcagaccacccccccaccc
This is a stretch of genomic DNA from Stegostoma tigrinum isolate sSteTig4 chromosome 38, sSteTig4.hap1, whole genome shotgun sequence. It encodes these proteins:
- the mcm5 gene encoding DNA replication licensing factor MCM5 isoform X2 produces the protein MSGFDDPGVFFSDSFGSETPGDSGQIRRTQLQKRLRDFLRQYREGSDRTGFTFKYRDELKRHYNLGEYWIEVSLEDLSSFDEDLADYLLKQPSEHLPLLEEAAREVADEVTRPRPAGEETLQEIQVMLRSSANCANIRSLKSDQMSRLVKIPGIVIAASSVRAKATRIAIECRGCRNVMSNIAVRPGLEGYTLPRKCNTEQAGRPKCPVDPYFIIPDKCKCVDFQTLKLQEAPDAVPHGEMPRHMQLYCDRYLCDKVVPGNRVTIMGIYSIKKAGAGRNKGRDRVGVGIRGSYIRVVGIQVDTEGTGRGLSGTTAPQDEEEFRQLAAMPNIYETIAKSIAPSIYGSSDIKKAIACLLFGGSRKRLPDGLTRRGDINLLMLGDPGTAKSQLLKFVERCSPIGVYTSGKGSSAAGLTASVMRDPSSRNFIMEGGAMVLADGGVVCIDEFDKMREDDRVAIHEAMEQQTISIAKAGITTTLNSRCSVLAAANSVFGRWDDTKGEENIDFMPTILSRFDMIFIVKDEHNEERDMTLAKHVMNVHLSALTQTQAVEGEIELSKLKRYISYCRTKCGPRLSAEAAEKLKNRYILMRSGAREHERESDRSSSIPITVRQLEAIVRISESLAKMKLQPFATDRDVEEALRLFQVSTLDAALSGSLAGAEGFTTAEDQEMLARVEKQLKRRFAIGSQVSEHSIVQDFLKQKYPEHAIYKVLQLMMRRGEIQHRMQRKVLYRIK